GGGAAGCAGGGAGCCATCTGCCGAGGGCTGCACCTACTCCTCTCAGCATCAAGCCTGCAGCCAGGTACTGGCACCAACTCCCAGTGCCTGACAGAGCCCTGGCATGGATGCTAGGCACAGGGTGCCAGACACGggggtgggcagggtggggggcCACTGGGCCACACACAAGCATGGAGACCTTCACACAGGCAGGCAGAAAAATCCACCCACACTCATACCACTTATTTCACCCCCGGGGGTTCAGGGGAGCAAGGCAGGGAACACCCTGTCCTAGAGGCTGCCTTCTTCACTGACGCCCCTCTGGTCTGACTGTCGGGGTTGGCGGGGATGGGCCATAGGTAATGGGAGACCTAGGAGCTTCCTCTGACACCCCACCCCCCACTaacccccacacacatacatttgTGAGGCAGGAAGTGGGGTCGTGCGTCCCCAGGGCTAAGCcctggaaggaaagggaaagatggGGCAGAGACTCCAAGAACCTGGAGCTGTCGTCCTGCTTCCCCGCTAGCCCCTGTCCCAGGCGGGTTTTGTGGCCGCGAGCTGCTCAGGGGTGAGCGCACCTGAGGGTGTGTGCGCCAGGGACCTGGCCCCACGGACCACGTGGGAGTGCGGCGCGTGTACGGGCGCTGGCGGCAGCGGCAGCGGAGACCAGGTGAGCACCAGCTGGTTCCCCGCGGTGTTCCTGCAGGCTTGGCGGCCGCGGCGGTGCGATCAGCAAAGGGCACTGGGATGCCCGTTGTGCGTGTCCTCAGGTGTCCCGAACAAGCGTGAGTGGCATGTGCTCACCTGAGCGCGGCGGCTTGCCAGCCCCGGGCGCGTGGGTGCTGCAGCCAGGCGGCTCCTCGAGCGCAGCAACTTTGGGACTTTGTTCCGGCTTTTTCCAAATCGAATCTGGTcgagggggcggggcggggggggggcccCTGCCCGGCGGGGGGTGCCGGGAGAGAAGTGGAGGAaagccccgcccccgccccgcccgctCCCCGCCCTCTCCCCCGCCCCCGGGGCTCTTTATAAGCTCGGCCCGAGGGCGAGCAGAGAAAGCCTGTGTCCCTCCCGCGCCCGAGGCCGGTGTTCCCCTGCACTCCGCGCCCGAGCCCAGACTCTCTTTCTCCCCGATCCCCGGcccggcccccgccccgccccgccccagccCGCTGGGCCGCCATGGAGCGCTGGCCTTGGCCGTCGGGCGGCGCCTGGCTGCTCGTGGCTGCCCGCgcgctgctgcagctgctgcgcTCAGACCTGCGTCTGGGCCGCCCGCTGCTGGCGGCGCTGGCGCTGCTGGCCGCGCTCGACTGGCTGTGCCAGCGCCTGCTGCCCCCGCCGGCCGCACTCGCCGTGCTGGCCGCCGCCGGCTGGATCGCGTTGTCCCGCCTGGCGCGCCCGCAGCGCCTGCCGGTGGCCACTCGCGCGGTGCTCATCACCGGTGAGTGCGCGGGTCGCGGAGCGCGGGGACTCCAGGCTCGAGGGCGGGACTAGACACTCACAGGACTGACTCCTCATGGGCACGGCCAAGGCGGGCTCCCTAGCGCAAGAGTGGGAGAGTTCTCCTCCCCTGGGTGCAGGGAGCGAGCCAAGTAGGGAGCGCCGGGCACCTCCCCAAGCCCGGGTTCACTACCTGCTGCTGCAGGGAGTGTTGGAGGGAAAGTGAGACAGGGAGTGGGCAGGTTCAAGAAAGAAACTGACTGGTGGCTGAGAAGAGGGAGCCTCCTGGAGTTTGAGAGTTTATGCCATTCCCTTCCCCAAGAGAGCAGTTTCAGGGGACTTCGGAGGCTTTGAGAAGGGAGGATCCTTACCCCTTGAACGCTGCCTGACATCCCCACCTGAGACACCCCATCTCCCATTCCTGGGGCCCGAGGGAAGAGCTTAGATGGGGAACTTCCCCACCCGACCCATCCCCCACTGGCTGGGATCCTTGGAGTTCAGAAAAGCTTGAGGTCACCATGAGGGGCAGCTGGACATTCAGCTGTCTTTCTGTCTAGCCATCCACTGCCAAACTGCTGAGGCAGTAGTTCGGAGCCTGCACCCAGCACCCCGCACCCCACCCCCAAGCCCTCCTGGTCCTCTGTGCCCAGGAAGGAGCTCTTGGAGAGCTGGGCTCAGGTGCCTCTGACCGTGTAGCTGAGCTCCTTTGTCTGAAGCAGGGAATAAATCTGTCACCAGAGGGaggaaaggggggggggggggtggggggggcccggccggaaggggggagggggagaaaggcCAGGGGGCACTGACTCCATTGCATGGGGGGAGGGGCAGCTTGGTCTCTCCCCCAACACCCATGGGTTTGGACAGGTGCTCTGGGTTTTGTCCTTGCATTGCGCCTCGGCTGGGGCAGCCAGCAACCTGGCTTCTCAGAGACCTGGGTCTACTAGGTGCCCTGTGTGATCAGATGGGGCTGGGAGAATTTTCCAGAGGAGGAAATCCTTGAGTGGGGCCTCGGAGGATGAGTGGATATAAGTGGAGTATGAAAGGGATCTCGGATCACAGAAAGGATGTGGGACAAAGGCTTAAGGCAGGAGTACACATGGCCTCTGCAGGGGACAGCCAGTCtggctgtgggggtggggagagggggataTGAGGTGGTTTCCTTGGGAGGGGCCATTAATCAGGTAAGAAGTCAGACTGCTGAGGCAGAGTGGGGGGAAGGAGGCACAAGGGCCACACACTCCAGCAAAGATGGTAGAGATGGGGAAGTGTTCGGGCTGGACAGGAGAGACCCAGGTTCCAGGAGCAGTGTGAAGCCTCAGCGGACCCCAATTTCAGGGGTTTGAGGAAGGAAAGTCAACAGACACCCCTGGTATGAAGTAGGGGTTAGGTTGTgggctctgcctctggggacagggcagatcccttcctgctttctttctttgtgagCCACCTCAACAGGACCCAGGCCATCCGTAGGTACTAGTGGCCTAGCTGGGTGGTCTTTCCTGAGGTCTCACCTCAGGCCTTTGTGCTGCTGCTGTGGCTTCTGGCTTTGAGCCTGAGAGAGAGGTAAGAGGAGGGATGCTTTCTCTAACTTGGGCTCACAGGATCTCTGGGGGCAaagctggggttgggggagagaggACCACCCAACCTGCCCTGTACAAGCATCAGGAAGCCTCCAAGTTTCCCAGGGCCCTAACACTTGGGGGTTGTCTCTCAACACTCGGCTGGAAGACAAGTAGGTAACCAGGTTCGGCCCCACCTGCCAAGAACACTGTGTCTTGGGCCTGGTAGAGCTGccactccccctccccctcctaaGAATGCCCAGAGAAGCACTTGCCGGGGCTACTCCCGGAGCTCAGCTGTGGAATCAGGGTTTGGGCTGAGGGTCAGGtgcctgtgtgcatgcatgtgcacgtGTGCGCCAATGGGTGGTAGGGACTGAGCCCACTGTGAAAACATCCAGCCAGGTTAGAAGTATGTACAGGTATCTGAGGGTGTGCACATGAGCAAGAGGGTGTGCAAGATGTGGGTGACTTGGGACCACAGAGCTGAGGCCTGTGGTCAGCTCAAGTCAGAATTGGGAGGTCTGTTTCCCTTGGGAGGACCTGTCTGCTCTGAGAGGGACCTGGGCAAGTGCacgtatgcatgtgtgtgtctgcacatgcACACCCGCATGCTTGCCTCCCTCTCCAAGGCAGACTTGCCTGGGGAGTACCCCTCCTCAGCAGGAGCTCGAAGCCCCCTGCCCAGTGCTGCTTTCAGTAGAGAGAGTGGAGCTGAGATGGGGAGACCGTACTGAGCAGTCCAGGAGTAGGGAAGCAGAGCTGCTTTGCAGCTTCTATTCCAGAAaatgggggttggggggcagggttgagggccaagggtgggagcaggagcagaACAGAAAGCCTGCCCACTCACTGGCCTTTCCCCTTCCCTCACTGGCTGCCCATGGAGCCGGGATCAGCATGGGAACAATCAAGGAGGCAGGGGCTTATCAGTACTGTGGACCCTCCACTGGCTCTGCCTGGTGGTTCTTCTCTCTGCATACCAAAGACAGAAATTAAGCCTCCAAGAGTGGTAACTAACCTTGGTCACACTTGGTGGGTGTGGGAAGGGATTCAAATGTAGGTCTGTTCTCTTCTTCATCTAGCATGGTCCCTGTCCTGGAGGCAAGTAGTCTGGGGCTCAGAAAACACCCGTGTTGCCACCGATTGGAATTCTAAGGGTCTGGGTAAAGTGGGGATGGGCCTCCAGCTTGCCTCCAGCTTGCCTCTAGCCTGAAAAATAGTAGAGCATAttgaggctgggaagggaggtgGGGCTCATGTTATACAGGGCCTGAGCCAGGGAGCTTGGCCTTCATTCTGAGGACTGTGGCAGCCTTGGAAAGGTTTGCAGCACAGAGGGATATTGTCATTTTTGGAAAGATCCCTTCAGCTGCTTAGGTAGAGAAGGGCTTCAAGAGGGCAGGAAGGGACAGGACTAGAGATGAGGCTGCTTCAGAGTCCAGATTAAGGGAGGAGAGCCCTAGGCAGTCAGAAAGGAAGAgaagctggatgtagtggctcacatcttcaatcccagcactttgagaggccaaggtgggaggatcacttgagcccaggagttcaaaaccagcttgggcaacatagtgagactcccgtctctgcaaaaaaaatttaaaaaccagccaggcaggctgggtgcagtggctcacgcctgtaatcccagcactttgggaggccgaggcaggcagatcatgaggtcaagagttagagaccagcctgaccaacatggtgaaaccccagctctactagaagtacaaaaattagccaggcccatggtgacgtgcacctgtaatcccaggtactcaggaggctgaggcaggagaatcgcttgaactcgggaggcggaggtttcagtgagctgagatcataccactgcactccagcctgggcaacagagcgaaactccgtctcaaaaaaaagaaagaaaagaaaagaaaaaaaccagccaggcgtggtgacacaggcctgtagtcccagctcctcaggagactgaggaggaaggaatgcttgggcccaggaggggaggttgcagtgagccaagatcatgccactgcactccagcctgggcaacagagcgagaccctgtctcaaaaaaaaaaaaaaaaaaaaaagcgaaaggaaaagaaaaaaaaaaaaagaaaagaaaaagaaagggaggctCCGTACTAATACTATGCCTGTGCCTGTGAGCTGTGACCTGAAATCAAGAAAGCAGAACCACACTGCGGCCTGGGACTATCCCAGACCTGACCTATGTGGATGTGGGTAGCAACTTAGCATTACTAGGCCttagtttccccttctgtaagcCACATTGGTAGGGCAGCCATAGGGAGTCAGACAGATGACAACTGTCACAGAGTAAGGGCCCAGGGCTCAGCTAGAGGGGCAAAGCCTGCCAGGGATGGGCCTAGGGAAGGAGTTAGGGTCGTTGATTGCTGGTGGCTTGGGTTTGCAGGGGCCTGGATCCCATCCAGACCCTGGTGATTGTGGGGTTGTCTCAGGCTGGGCTGGGCCACAGTGGAAGTTCACTGACTGCCCTGCCCTGGCCAGGCTGTGACTCTGGTTTTGGCAAGGAGACAGCCAAGAAACTGGACTCCATGGGCTTCACGGTGCTGGCCACCGTACTGGAGTTGAACAGCCCCGGTGCCATCGAGCTGCGTACCTGCTGCTCCCCTCGCCTAAGGCTGCTGCAGCTGGACCTGACCAAACCAGGAGACATTAGCCGCGTGCTAGAGTTCACCAAGGCCCACACCACCAGCACTGGTCAGTGGCAAGTGTCCACCAGGCAAGGGCATGGCAGGGCAGTGGGGAGGACACGGGGACTGGAAGTTTGCTGCTGGGCTGACCTGAGGCTTCCCTCCTCTGCTCTGTGACCCCAGGCCTGTGGGGCCTAGTGAACAACGCAGGCCACAATGAAGTAGTTGCTGATGCGGAGCTGTCTCCGGTGGCCACTTTCCGTAGCTGCATGGAGGTGAATTTCTTTGGCGCGCTCGAGCTGACCAAGGGCCTCCTGCCCCTGCTGCGCAGCTCAAGGGGCCGCATCGTGACTGTGGGCAGCCCAGCGGGTGAGTGCCTGCCCCACTGGAGCAAAAAGGAGCTCCCTGGGGTGAGGGAGGGCTTAGGGAGCCCCTTGCCAAAGCTGAGCTGCCCCACTCTCAATCCATCCACAGGGGACATGCCATATCCGTGCTTGGGGGCCTATGGAACCTCTAAGGCGGCCGTGGCGCTACTCATGGACACATTCAGCTGTGAACTCCTTCCCTGGGGGGTCAAGGTCAGCATCATCCAGCCTGGCTGCTTCAAGACAGGTGGGAatcagggctgggggtggggtgggggtgggggtggggagtggggctgggaatgGTCTTATGGAGGCAGGTCAACTTTGATGAATGGTCGTGGTTTTGGTTGGGGGTGTGGTTTTGGCTGGAGACCTGGCGCAGGTTAAACAGTCCTAATTGACTTTGGTTCCCCTAGCTGACCCCGCTCTGACCTTGCCACTCCTTCCCCAGAGTCGGTGAGAAACGTGGGTCAGTGGGAAAAGCGCAAGCAATTGCTGCTGGCCAACCTGCCTCAAGAGCTGCTGCAGGCCTATGGCAAGGACTACATCGAACACTTGCACGGGCAGTTCCTGCGCTCGCTACGCCTGGCCATGTCCGACCTCAGCCCAGTTGTAGATGCCATCACAGATGCGCTGCTGGCAGCTCGGCCCCGCCGCCGCTATTACCCCGGCCAGGGCCTGGGGCTCATGTACTTCATCCACTACTACCTGCCTGAGGGCCTGCGGCGCCGCTTCCTGCAGGCCTTCTTCATCAGTCACTGTCTGCCTcgagcactgcagcctggccagcctggcaCTACCCCATCACAGGACGCAGCCCAGGACCCAAACCTGAGCCTTGGCCCTTCCCCAGCAGTGGCTCGGTGAGCCCTGTGCACCTATGGCCCAGCTACTGCAGCACAGAAGGCTCTGTGAGCCCTTGTTTCCTCCCCGAAAACTCCCAGCATTACCATCCCCCCAAGTCTGTCCTGGAACCTGGCCTAAAGGATCCCACCCCCACTTCATGCCCACTGCCGATGCCCAATCCAGGCCTGGTGAGGCCAAGGTTTCCCAGTGAGCCTCTGTGCCTCTCCACTGCTTCATGAGCCCAAACAGACCCTCCTGGCACAACACTCTATCTTGCAGCTTGGAGAACTCTGCTGGATGGGGAGTCTCGTGAAAGACCTTACTGCATTCTTTCACAGGACTCTGCAGATAGTGCCTCTGCAAACTAAGGAGTGACTGGGTGGGTTGGGGTCCCCCTCAGGATTGTTTCTCAGCACCAGTGCCTCAGTGCTGCAATTGAGGGTTAAATCCCAAGTGTCTCTTGACTGGCTCAAGAATTAGGGCCCCAACTACACCCCGCCAAGCCACAGGGAAGGTTGTACTGTACTTCCCAATTGCCACATGttaaataaagacaaatttttatttcttctaaaatgcgGCAGGTGCTGTTTAGAGGGGGTGACTGGCTGGCTGGCTGAGTGACATGATGTGGCCGTGTGACAAGGTGGCAACTCCTGGGGCTCAGTGTGGAGGCTGGGGACTCCCCTGATAGACTCTGTGATTCACACCTCCCCCTCCTCCACTGACCTGGGGCAAATCATTTAAGACCATGGGTTTCCTCATAGTGAAATGGGGGTAATGACCCTGATCCCAATTGCTTGAAGCAACTGGGAGGGCCAGGGGGGCCTCCATGGCCAACACCTAGCTTCCCAGGCCTGTATGCATCTGAGCCTCCAGCAGAAGAAGGAGCTATCTTCCTGGGACTCCCTAACCCTGAAGAATCTGGGCTGCTGACTGAGGGAGGGAGGTAGAGGCTTAGGCAGGGTTGCTTAGCAAGGTGGGGTCACAAGGGAAGTTAGGGGTCATGGAGAGGTACTAGGGCCTAAAGGAGACAGCAGACAGTTGGGCTTAGAGAGGGCAGTTTTATTGTCTCAGAGGGgcagggctgagggagggagCTGACAAGCAACATCCCCCCAGGCCCCAAGGACACACACACTCTATCCTTCCCATGGGCCATGGCTCTGGGAGTGACTCACAGAAGGGAGAGGAGGCTCGAACTGCCCCCAGGCCCCAGGGTTCTCAGGTTAGGGAGTTAGGGAGGAACATGAAAGTGACCACATGCTTCTTAGACACATCAGTGGCTGTAAACACAGGGCTGAGGGGGCCTCCTTGCTCTGGAGAGGGTCTTGGTCCATCCTTGGTGGGGGGTGCCCAGCCCCTTTTCA
The genomic region above belongs to Piliocolobus tephrosceles isolate RC106 chromosome 17, ASM277652v3, whole genome shotgun sequence and contains:
- the HSD11B2 gene encoding corticosteroid 11-beta-dehydrogenase isozyme 2; the encoded protein is MERWPWPSGGAWLLVAARALLQLLRSDLRLGRPLLAALALLAALDWLCQRLLPPPAALAVLAAAGWIALSRLARPQRLPVATRAVLITGCDSGFGKETAKKLDSMGFTVLATVLELNSPGAIELRTCCSPRLRLLQLDLTKPGDISRVLEFTKAHTTSTGLWGLVNNAGHNEVVADAELSPVATFRSCMEVNFFGALELTKGLLPLLRSSRGRIVTVGSPAGDMPYPCLGAYGTSKAAVALLMDTFSCELLPWGVKVSIIQPGCFKTESVRNVGQWEKRKQLLLANLPQELLQAYGKDYIEHLHGQFLRSLRLAMSDLSPVVDAITDALLAARPRRRYYPGQGLGLMYFIHYYLPEGLRRRFLQAFFISHCLPRALQPGQPGTTPSQDAAQDPNLSLGPSPAVAR